In a genomic window of Aeromonas veronii:
- the pcnB gene encoding polynucleotide adenylyltransferase PcnB: MKRCTIFSQIANFCRKVLGKEDGEQSVESPIPARVAGQRRTLSRDQHPISRKEISENALKVLYRLNKGGYEAYLVGGGVRDLLLGKTPKDFDIATDATPEQIKALFSNCRLIGRRFRLAHIVFGRDVIEVATFRGHHHQVNTSKHVSAQSDEGMLLRDNVYGTIEEDAERRDFTVNALYYSAKDFTLHDFEGGLEDLAERKLELIGDPETRYREDPVRMLRAVRFAAKLDMSISPRTAAPIRELAALLQDIPAARLFEETLKLFLAGDGLATYKLLREYGLFQQLFPQVAALFTPHGNSPYEQFIELALIDTDTRVREEKRVSPAFFYATLLWGCVEARGRVLENESGLPWYDAFMLAINEVLDNQVRIIAVPRRFTTDVRDIWALQQRLTRRQGKHPERAMEHPKFRAAYDFLLLRNRVERGLGELASWWERYVASNPDVRPQLQREATRRPASGERAPAGEARSNDGEKRSSNSRNRRRPRRRKPKVAE; the protein is encoded by the coding sequence ATGAAGAGGTGTACCATTTTTTCCCAGATCGCAAACTTTTGCCGCAAGGTGCTCGGCAAGGAAGACGGCGAGCAGTCGGTGGAATCCCCCATTCCAGCCCGTGTCGCCGGTCAACGTCGTACCTTGAGCCGTGATCAGCACCCCATTTCGCGCAAAGAGATCAGCGAGAATGCACTCAAGGTGCTCTATCGCCTGAACAAAGGGGGCTATGAGGCCTACCTGGTTGGCGGCGGAGTCCGGGATCTGCTGCTCGGGAAGACGCCCAAGGATTTCGACATCGCCACCGATGCGACGCCGGAGCAGATCAAGGCGCTGTTCAGCAATTGCCGCCTGATTGGCCGTCGTTTCCGCCTGGCCCACATTGTCTTTGGTCGTGACGTGATCGAAGTGGCCACCTTCCGGGGTCACCACCATCAGGTCAATACCAGCAAACATGTGTCGGCCCAATCTGATGAAGGCATGCTGCTGCGCGACAACGTCTACGGCACCATCGAAGAGGATGCCGAGCGCCGCGACTTTACCGTCAACGCTCTCTACTACAGCGCCAAAGATTTCACCCTGCACGATTTCGAGGGCGGGCTGGAAGATCTGGCCGAGCGCAAACTGGAGCTTATCGGTGATCCCGAGACCCGCTACCGCGAAGATCCGGTGCGGATGCTGCGCGCCGTGCGCTTCGCCGCCAAGCTGGACATGAGCATCAGTCCGCGCACCGCTGCCCCCATCAGGGAGCTGGCGGCGCTGCTGCAGGATATTCCGGCAGCTCGCCTGTTTGAGGAGACCCTCAAGCTGTTCCTGGCTGGCGACGGTCTGGCGACCTACAAGTTGCTGCGTGAGTACGGCCTGTTCCAGCAGTTGTTCCCGCAAGTGGCGGCGCTGTTTACCCCGCACGGCAACTCGCCTTACGAGCAGTTTATCGAGTTGGCGTTGATCGATACCGACACCCGTGTCCGTGAAGAGAAGCGCGTCAGCCCCGCCTTCTTCTACGCCACCCTGTTGTGGGGCTGTGTCGAGGCCCGTGGCCGGGTGCTGGAGAACGAGAGCGGCCTGCCCTGGTATGACGCCTTCATGCTGGCGATCAACGAGGTGCTGGACAATCAGGTGCGGATCATCGCCGTTCCCCGCCGTTTCACCACAGATGTCCGCGATATCTGGGCCCTGCAACAGCGTCTGACCCGCCGTCAGGGCAAGCACCCCGAGCGCGCCATGGAGCATCCCAAGTTCCGCGCGGCGTACGACTTCCTGTTGCTGCGCAACCGGGTCGAGCGTGGTCTCGGCGAGCTGGCCAGCTGGTGGGAGCGCTATGTCGCCTCCAATCCGGATGTGCGCCCGCAACTGCAGCGCGAAGCGACCCGTCGCCCGGCGAGCGGTGAGCGTGCCCCGGCCGGTGAGGCCCGCAGCAACGATGGCGAGAAGCGCAGCAGCAACAGCCGCAACCGTCGTCGCCCCCGTCGCCGCAAACCGAAAGTGGCCGAGTGA
- the gluQRS gene encoding tRNA glutamyl-Q(34) synthetase GluQRS: MPVNTPSSSLVRPYVGRFAPSPSGPLHFGSLIAALGSFLQARSRQGRWLVRIEDIDPPREMAGAATLILKTLEAYGLEWDGEVIYQSARHDRYDEIIDQLYRAGDLYWCRCTRREIMAAGGLYNGHCRTLGLTAEGCAARLRQHHPVYHFDDRLQGHIAVPTALAEEDFIIRRRDGLYAYNLAVVVDDMNSGITEIVRGADLLEPTVRQIALYQTLGAPVPDWVHLPLAVLADGNKLSKQNHAPALALDEVRPALWQALHFLGQCPPPELMASRIDEIIRWGIANWQLERVPASEKIPLDLE; encoded by the coding sequence ATGCCCGTGAATACCCCGTCCTCATCCCTTGTGCGCCCCTATGTCGGCCGCTTTGCTCCCTCTCCTTCCGGCCCGCTCCACTTCGGTTCGCTGATCGCCGCCCTCGGCAGCTTTTTGCAGGCCAGATCCCGGCAGGGACGCTGGCTGGTACGCATCGAAGATATCGATCCGCCGCGGGAGATGGCGGGGGCTGCGACCCTGATCCTCAAGACTCTTGAGGCATATGGCCTCGAGTGGGATGGCGAGGTGATCTACCAGAGCGCGCGTCATGACCGCTATGACGAGATCATCGATCAGCTCTATCGGGCGGGGGATCTCTACTGGTGTCGCTGTACCCGGCGGGAGATCATGGCCGCGGGCGGTCTCTACAACGGCCACTGCCGCACCCTCGGGCTGACGGCAGAAGGGTGTGCCGCCCGGCTGCGCCAGCACCATCCGGTCTACCACTTCGACGATCGCTTGCAGGGCCATATCGCGGTGCCAACGGCGCTGGCCGAGGAGGATTTCATTATCCGCCGCCGCGACGGGCTCTACGCCTACAACCTGGCGGTGGTGGTGGATGATATGAACAGCGGCATCACCGAAATAGTGCGTGGCGCTGACTTGCTGGAGCCCACAGTGCGCCAGATAGCCCTCTACCAGACCCTGGGGGCACCGGTGCCCGACTGGGTGCACCTGCCGCTGGCGGTGTTGGCAGATGGCAACAAGCTCTCCAAGCAGAACCATGCGCCGGCGCTGGCGCTTGATGAGGTGCGACCGGCCCTGTGGCAGGCACTGCACTTCCTCGGTCAGTGCCCGCCCCCCGAGCTGATGGCGAGCCGGATCGACGAGATCATCCGGTGGGGCATCGCTAACTGGCAACTAGAACGGGTGCCCGCCAGCGAGAAGATCCCGCTGGACCTTGAGTAA
- the folK gene encoding 2-amino-4-hydroxy-6-hydroxymethyldihydropteridine diphosphokinase, whose protein sequence is MTEVFIAIGSNLSDPLGQARRAIAALGRLPESVLVQASSFYSSRPMGPADQPDYVNAVARLNTRLAPLALLDQLQKIELEQGRVRKDERWGPRTLDLDLLLYGDQVINHERLIVPHYGMKERAFVLLPLAEIAPALVLPCGTPLARLVARCPSNDLAIIAPRADVQEPL, encoded by the coding sequence ATGACCGAGGTCTTCATCGCCATTGGTTCCAACCTGTCTGACCCGTTGGGTCAGGCGCGTCGCGCCATCGCCGCCTTAGGCCGGTTGCCGGAATCTGTGCTGGTGCAGGCCTCGTCGTTTTACAGCAGTCGCCCCATGGGCCCTGCTGACCAACCGGACTACGTCAATGCCGTGGCCCGGCTCAACACCCGGCTCGCGCCCCTTGCGCTGCTGGATCAATTACAAAAAATCGAGCTGGAACAGGGACGTGTGCGCAAAGATGAGCGGTGGGGGCCGAGAACCCTGGATCTCGATCTGCTGCTCTATGGCGATCAGGTGATCAATCATGAACGCCTGATCGTACCCCATTACGGCATGAAGGAGCGGGCGTTCGTGCTGCTGCCCCTTGCCGAGATTGCGCCTGCTCTGGTGCTGCCTTGCGGCACCCCGCTCGCCCGACTGGTTGCCCGCTGCCCGAGCAATGATCTCGCCATCATTGCCCCGCGAGCAGACGTACAGGAGCCTCTATGA
- the sfsA gene encoding DNA/RNA nuclease SfsA, whose product MIFDPPLQSGQLVARYKRFLADVQLDNGEVITIHCANTGAMTGCADPGTRVWYSTSDNPKRKLPNSWEIAESPAGHFICVNTARANQIARELIEQAAIAPLAGYRRLRTEVKYGEENSRIDLLLEDDEKGNCYIEVKSVTLLDERDQPGMGYFPDAVTARGAKHLRELMAMKAAGHRAVLLFMVLHSGISRMRPATHIDPHYSLLIEQSMAAGVEIVCYRPHVGVQGMVAQGFIPFESGHLLPEGSA is encoded by the coding sequence GTGATCTTTGATCCCCCCCTGCAATCGGGCCAGCTGGTGGCCCGCTACAAGCGCTTTCTGGCCGATGTGCAACTCGATAACGGCGAGGTCATCACCATCCACTGCGCCAACACCGGTGCCATGACCGGCTGCGCCGATCCGGGCACCCGGGTCTGGTACTCCACCTCCGACAATCCCAAGCGCAAGTTGCCCAACAGCTGGGAGATCGCCGAGAGCCCGGCGGGCCACTTTATCTGCGTCAACACTGCGCGCGCCAACCAGATTGCCCGGGAGCTTATCGAGCAGGCGGCCATCGCTCCGCTGGCGGGTTACCGCCGGTTGCGCACCGAGGTGAAATATGGCGAAGAGAACAGCCGCATCGATCTGCTGCTGGAAGATGACGAGAAGGGCAATTGTTACATCGAGGTGAAATCGGTCACCCTGCTCGATGAGCGCGATCAACCGGGCATGGGCTACTTCCCCGATGCGGTCACTGCCCGTGGCGCCAAGCACTTGCGCGAGCTGATGGCGATGAAAGCGGCGGGTCACAGAGCCGTGCTGCTGTTTATGGTGCTGCACTCCGGAATAAGCCGGATGCGCCCTGCAACCCATATAGATCCGCACTATAGTCTGCTAATTGAGCAGTCAATGGCGGCGGGGGTTGAAATTGTATGCTATCGGCCCCATGTTGGGGTGCAAGGCATGGTGGCTCAAGGGTTTATCCCGTTTGAATCTGGTCACCTGTTACCCGAGGGGAGTGCATAA
- a CDS encoding symmetrical bis(5'-nucleosyl)-tetraphosphatase, whose amino-acid sequence MANCFVGDIQGCYDDLRRLLDLAAFDPDKDVLWLCGDLVARGPDSLNTLRFVKGLGNRAVTVLGNHDLHLLAVADGVAPLKKKDKLQSLMEAPDRDELLEWLRHRPLLAEHPDLPIMMVHAGISPAWDARTARNCAREVESLLRGNQYQWLLHNMYGDQPDGWQDDLVGIDRYRYIINTFTRMRFCYFDGRLDFKCKKGPKESTPGLRPWFEQREHHVDDPILVFGHWAALMGSTGKQDIKALDTGCVWGNNLTLWRYEDDALIATPCPAYAK is encoded by the coding sequence ATGGCGAACTGTTTTGTCGGTGACATCCAGGGCTGTTACGACGACTTGCGCCGTCTGCTGGATCTAGCCGCGTTCGATCCCGATAAAGACGTGCTCTGGCTCTGTGGCGACCTGGTCGCCCGCGGCCCGGACTCCCTCAATACCCTGCGTTTCGTCAAAGGGCTGGGCAACCGCGCCGTCACCGTGCTCGGCAACCACGACCTGCACCTGCTGGCGGTCGCCGATGGCGTTGCGCCGCTCAAGAAGAAAGACAAGCTGCAGAGCCTGATGGAGGCGCCGGATCGGGATGAACTGCTGGAATGGCTGCGCCACCGCCCGCTACTGGCCGAGCATCCGGATCTCCCCATCATGATGGTGCATGCCGGTATCTCCCCGGCGTGGGATGCCCGCACCGCCCGCAACTGCGCCCGCGAGGTAGAGAGCCTGCTGCGCGGCAATCAATACCAGTGGCTGCTGCACAACATGTATGGCGATCAGCCCGATGGCTGGCAAGATGATCTGGTCGGGATCGACCGCTACCGCTACATCATCAACACCTTCACCCGGATGCGCTTCTGCTATTTCGACGGTCGTCTCGACTTCAAATGCAAGAAGGGGCCCAAGGAGTCGACTCCGGGGCTGCGCCCCTGGTTCGAACAGCGCGAGCACCATGTGGATGACCCCATTCTGGTGTTCGGCCATTGGGCGGCCCTGATGGGCAGCACCGGCAAACAGGACATCAAGGCGCTCGATACCGGCTGCGTATGGGGCAACAACCTCACCCTGTGGCGCTATGAAGATGATGCCCTGATCGCCACCCCTTGTCCCGCTTATGCCAAGTGA
- the panB gene encoding 3-methyl-2-oxobutanoate hydroxymethyltransferase, producing MSKITTASLLKMKQEGQKFTAITAYDATFAKLFDDEGAHVLLIGDSLGMVLQGGQDTLAVNMDEMVYHTRCVARGASKALVIADMPFMSYATPEQTYQNAARLMAAGARMVKMEGGDWLCDSIRHLTRNGVPVCGHLGLTPQSVHVFGGFKVQGRDEFQAQDIYRQALELQAAGIQLLVLECVPTALAERITKALRIPVIGIGAGPATDGQILVMHDAFGITSGYVPKFTKNFLAETGDVRAAIRLYVQQVSEGSFPGPEHCFN from the coding sequence ATGAGCAAGATCACCACCGCCAGCCTGCTGAAGATGAAGCAGGAAGGTCAAAAGTTCACCGCCATCACCGCCTATGATGCCACCTTTGCCAAGCTGTTCGACGACGAGGGGGCCCACGTGCTGCTTATCGGTGACTCGCTGGGCATGGTGCTGCAAGGGGGTCAGGATACCCTGGCGGTCAACATGGATGAGATGGTCTATCACACCCGCTGTGTGGCGCGCGGTGCCAGCAAGGCCCTGGTGATCGCCGACATGCCGTTCATGAGCTACGCCACGCCGGAGCAGACTTACCAGAACGCCGCCCGCCTGATGGCGGCCGGTGCCCGCATGGTGAAGATGGAAGGGGGCGACTGGCTCTGCGACTCCATCCGCCACCTTACCCGCAACGGGGTGCCGGTGTGCGGTCACCTCGGCCTTACCCCGCAATCCGTCCATGTCTTTGGCGGCTTCAAGGTGCAGGGGCGCGATGAGTTTCAGGCCCAGGATATCTACCGTCAGGCCCTCGAACTGCAAGCGGCCGGTATCCAGTTGTTGGTGCTTGAGTGCGTGCCCACTGCGCTGGCCGAGCGTATCACCAAGGCGCTGCGCATTCCGGTGATCGGTATCGGTGCCGGTCCTGCGACCGACGGCCAGATCCTGGTGATGCACGACGCCTTCGGCATCACCTCCGGCTATGTGCCCAAGTTCACCAAGAACTTCCTGGCCGAGACCGGCGATGTGCGCGCTGCTATCCGCCTCTATGTCCAGCAGGTGAGCGAGGGGAGCTTCCCTGGCCCGGAGCACTGCTTCAACTGA
- the thpR gene encoding RNA 2',3'-cyclic phosphodiesterase — MAKLFFALPVKELAPELIAWRDKQPWPGQPVPQANLHLTLAFLGEADELTTRRLIAAVERQHCPPLSIRLDETGWFSRAKAAWIGPKEWPNELNVLARALRRHGEQLRLGNGEQGYRPHVTLSRKAGEAPAILPAPNFLLQADEFCLYQSLSTPDGVRYEPLACWPLRARVKEDARRTNP; from the coding sequence ATGGCCAAACTCTTCTTTGCCCTGCCCGTCAAGGAGCTCGCCCCCGAGCTCATCGCCTGGCGCGATAAGCAGCCCTGGCCCGGTCAGCCGGTGCCGCAAGCCAACCTTCATCTGACCCTGGCCTTTTTGGGGGAGGCGGATGAGTTGACCACCCGCCGCCTGATTGCAGCCGTGGAGCGTCAGCACTGCCCGCCGCTTTCCATCAGACTGGATGAGACCGGCTGGTTCAGCCGGGCCAAGGCCGCCTGGATTGGCCCGAAGGAGTGGCCCAATGAGCTGAACGTATTAGCCCGGGCGCTGCGTCGCCACGGCGAACAGCTGCGCCTTGGCAATGGTGAGCAGGGTTATCGCCCCCATGTCACCCTGTCGCGCAAGGCGGGTGAGGCACCGGCCATCCTGCCAGCCCCAAATTTTCTGCTGCAGGCCGATGAGTTCTGCCTCTATCAATCCCTTTCGACTCCGGACGGGGTGCGCTACGAGCCGCTTGCCTGCTGGCCGCTGCGCGCCCGGGTAAAAGAAGATGCGCGGAGGACGAACCCGTGA
- the panC gene encoding pantoate--beta-alanine ligase, with protein MLVVNNPVALREQISQWRREGRAIAFVPTMGNLHQGHLTLVKEAHSYAEKVVVSIFVNPMQFDKAEDLANYPRTLEQDCAALEAAGVDMVFTPTPEIMYPQGLASHTFVEVPGLSALLEGALRPGHFRGVSTVVTKLFNLVQPDVACFGQKDYQQLALIRKMVADMAMPIEIVGVPTVRAEDGLALSSRNGYLTAAERAIAPELARTMNWIAEQIEAGDHHLPSLVAQASQRLDKAGFRTDAIDIVDAATLEAATDQSEQLVILMAAYLGKARLIDNRVVVLISKS; from the coding sequence ATGTTGGTCGTAAATAATCCCGTCGCTCTGCGTGAGCAGATAAGCCAATGGCGCCGTGAAGGGCGTGCTATCGCATTCGTGCCTACCATGGGTAACCTGCATCAGGGTCATCTGACACTGGTGAAAGAGGCGCACAGCTACGCCGAGAAAGTGGTGGTCAGTATCTTCGTCAACCCGATGCAGTTCGACAAGGCCGAGGATCTTGCCAACTACCCGCGCACCCTGGAGCAGGATTGCGCTGCGCTGGAAGCGGCTGGCGTCGACATGGTGTTCACCCCGACCCCGGAGATCATGTACCCGCAGGGGCTGGCGAGCCACACCTTCGTCGAGGTGCCGGGTCTTTCCGCTCTGCTGGAGGGGGCGCTGCGTCCTGGCCACTTCCGCGGAGTCAGCACAGTGGTGACCAAACTGTTCAATCTGGTGCAGCCGGATGTGGCCTGCTTTGGCCAGAAGGATTACCAGCAGTTGGCGCTTATTCGCAAGATGGTGGCCGACATGGCGATGCCCATCGAGATCGTCGGTGTGCCGACCGTGCGTGCCGAAGACGGGCTGGCGCTCTCTTCGCGCAACGGCTACCTGACTGCTGCCGAGCGAGCTATTGCCCCCGAGCTGGCGCGCACCATGAACTGGATCGCCGAGCAGATCGAAGCGGGCGATCACCACCTGCCCTCCTTGGTGGCCCAGGCCAGCCAGCGCTTGGACAAGGCCGGTTTCCGTACCGATGCCATCGACATCGTCGATGCCGCCACCCTCGAAGCGGCCACCGACCAGAGCGAGCAGTTGGTGATCCTGATGGCCGCTTATCTTGGCAAGGCCCGCCTTATCGACAATCGGGTCGTTGTCCTCATCAGTAAAAGCTAA
- the rsmA gene encoding 16S rRNA (adenine(1518)-N(6)/adenine(1519)-N(6))-dimethyltransferase RsmA, translating to MSSKVQSNKVHMGHTARKRFGQNFLHDRYVIDQIVAAINPQPGQNLVEIGPGLAALTEPVASQMDKMTVVELDRDLAARLREHPTLKDKLTVIEADAMRFDFGTLMGEGKPPLRIFGNLPYNISTPLIFHLCEFADRVEDMHFMLQKEVVLRMCAGPGSKAYGRLSVMVQYYCQVVPVLEVGPGAFKPAPKVDSAVVRLIPHKNPTLVAKDMRCLSRVCTEGFGQRRKTIRNSFSNFITDAQLTELGIDGNLRPENLSLEQFVIIANWLADQQQA from the coding sequence ATGAGCAGTAAGGTGCAGAGCAATAAGGTGCACATGGGCCACACGGCCCGTAAGCGTTTCGGTCAGAACTTCTTGCACGACCGCTATGTGATCGACCAGATCGTCGCCGCCATCAACCCGCAGCCGGGTCAGAATCTGGTGGAGATCGGTCCGGGTCTGGCCGCGCTGACCGAACCGGTCGCCTCCCAGATGGACAAGATGACCGTGGTCGAACTTGACCGGGACCTGGCCGCTCGCCTGCGCGAGCACCCGACCCTCAAGGACAAACTGACCGTCATCGAAGCGGATGCCATGCGTTTTGACTTCGGCACTCTGATGGGTGAAGGCAAGCCGCCGCTGCGCATCTTCGGCAACCTGCCCTACAACATCTCCACCCCGCTCATCTTCCACCTGTGCGAATTTGCCGACCGGGTTGAAGACATGCACTTCATGCTGCAAAAAGAGGTGGTATTGCGGATGTGTGCCGGCCCGGGCAGCAAGGCCTATGGTCGTCTGAGCGTCATGGTGCAGTACTACTGCCAGGTTGTGCCAGTGCTGGAAGTGGGCCCGGGCGCCTTCAAACCGGCGCCGAAAGTGGACTCTGCCGTGGTACGCCTGATCCCGCACAAGAACCCGACTCTGGTCGCGAAAGACATGCGCTGCCTGAGCCGCGTCTGCACCGAGGGCTTTGGCCAGCGTCGCAAGACTATCCGCAACAGCTTCTCCAACTTCATCACCGACGCCCAGCTGACCGAGCTTGGTATCGATGGCAACCTGCGCCCGGAGAACCTCTCCCTCGAGCAGTTCGTCATCATCGCCAACTGGCTGGCGGATCAGCAACAGGCCTGA
- the apaG gene encoding Co2+/Mg2+ efflux protein ApaG has product MAHPHLEIRPYPVYVAGSKDPYQFHYLIEIENLGPGPVQLLHRRWLITDANGKMQEVAGPGVVGEQPVIAEGETYRYQSGVPLATPLGVMEGSYTLQDGSGQPFEAPIAPFTLAIPNIIN; this is encoded by the coding sequence GTGGCTCACCCGCACCTCGAGATCCGCCCATACCCCGTGTATGTGGCGGGCTCCAAAGACCCTTACCAGTTTCACTATCTGATCGAGATTGAGAATCTGGGGCCCGGCCCGGTGCAATTGCTGCACCGGCGCTGGCTCATCACCGATGCCAATGGCAAGATGCAGGAAGTGGCAGGCCCGGGGGTGGTCGGGGAACAACCCGTCATTGCCGAAGGTGAGACTTACCGCTACCAGAGCGGCGTGCCGCTGGCGACCCCGCTAGGGGTGATGGAAGGGAGCTATACCCTGCAAGATGGCTCTGGTCAGCCGTTCGAGGCGCCCATCGCCCCCTTCACGCTGGCCATCCCCAATATTATCAACTGA
- the dksA gene encoding RNA polymerase-binding protein DksA gives MPTGENRKSLGPLAIAGVAPYQEKPGEEYMNDQQKAHFRKILGAWRNQLMQEVDRTVDHMKDEAANFPDPVDRAAQEEEFALELRTRDRERKLIKKIEKTLQLLEDDDFGYCEHCGIEIGIRRLEARPTADLCVDCKTLAEIKEKQMAG, from the coding sequence ATGCCAACAGGCGAAAACAGGAAATCTCTGGGCCCCCTGGCCATTGCGGGTGTCGCGCCTTACCAGGAAAAGCCGGGTGAGGAGTACATGAATGACCAACAAAAGGCGCATTTTCGCAAGATCCTGGGTGCCTGGCGCAACCAACTGATGCAGGAAGTGGATCGTACCGTCGACCATATGAAAGACGAGGCTGCCAACTTCCCGGATCCCGTGGATCGTGCCGCGCAAGAAGAAGAGTTCGCTCTTGAACTGCGTACCCGCGACCGTGAACGCAAGCTGATCAAGAAGATCGAGAAGACCTTGCAGCTGCTTGAAGACGATGATTTCGGTTACTGCGAACACTGCGGTATCGAGATCGGTATCCGTCGTCTGGAAGCCCGTCCGACTGCCGACCTCTGTGTCGATTGCAAGACCCTGGCCGAGATCAAGGAAAAGCAGATGGCCGGTTGA